A single region of the Candidatus Poribacteria bacterium genome encodes:
- a CDS encoding non-heme iron oxygenase ferredoxin subunit, with product MAEFYKVAKVSEVPPGTKQLVEVDFVPVLLFNVDGEFYAMEDVCTHDGGPLEEGWFNGEEIECPRHGARFCVKTGKPLCMPAVEAVDCYAVKIEDDDILVSVD from the coding sequence ATGGCAGAATTCTATAAAGTTGCGAAAGTGAGTGAAGTGCCACCCGGCACGAAACAATTAGTCGAAGTTGACTTTGTTCCGGTATTACTCTTCAATGTTGACGGAGAGTTCTACGCGATGGAGGACGTTTGCACACACGACGGCGGTCCGTTGGAGGAAGGTTGGTTCAACGGTGAGGAGATAGAATGCCCTCGGCACGGTGCTCGTTTTTGTGTGAAAACCGGAAAACCCCTCTGCATGCCTGCTGTCGAAGCCGTCGATTGTTATGCCGTCAAAATTGAGGACGATGATATTCTCGTCAGCGTCGACTAA
- a CDS encoding T9SS type A sorting domain-containing protein, translated as MAGESNGNGTLATLTFEVVAVKASTLTLSDALLSNREGESSRPHVEGAEITKSPQLRGDVNADGTVNIQDLVLVGSSLGKTGENAADVNGDGVINIADLVLVAGVLGNTAAAPSLHLHSLEMFTSSDVRQWLSQAQHLNLTDPTAQRGVLFLDQLLMALIPKETALLANYPNPFNPETWIPYQLAKPANVKLTIYAIDGQMVRQLSLGHQPAGIYQYRSRAAYWDGRNAFGEPVASGVYFYVLTAGDFSATRKMLIRK; from the coding sequence TTGGCAGGAGAAAGCAACGGTAATGGCACTCTTGCTACGCTCACCTTTGAAGTCGTCGCGGTGAAAGCATCCACTTTAACGTTATCTGACGCGCTCCTTTCCAACAGAGAAGGAGAGAGTTCTCGTCCGCACGTTGAAGGTGCGGAGATAACGAAATCACCCCAACTTAGAGGCGATGTGAACGCGGATGGTACCGTGAACATTCAGGACTTGGTGTTGGTTGGCTCAAGTCTTGGAAAGACGGGAGAGAATGCTGCCGATGTCAATGGTGATGGTGTCATTAATATCGCGGATCTTGTCCTCGTTGCGGGGGTACTCGGTAACACTGCCGCTGCACCTTCTCTACATCTTCATTCCTTAGAGATGTTCACTTCGTCAGATGTGCGTCAGTGGCTTTCCCAAGCGCAGCACTTAAACCTCACAGACCCAACGGCGCAAAGAGGTGTTCTCTTCTTAGATCAACTCCTCATGGCATTAATCCCGAAAGAGACCGCTCTCTTGGCAAACTATCCGAACCCGTTCAATCCGGAGACGTGGATACCGTATCAGTTGGCAAAACCCGCAAATGTCAAGCTGACTATCTATGCCATAGACGGTCAAATGGTTCGGCAGTTGTCACTTGGGCATCAACCTGCGGGTATCTATCAGTACCGGAGCCGTGCGGCGTATTGGGATGGCAGAAACGCGTTCGGTGAACCTGTGGCGAGTGGTGTATATTTCTATGTGCTTACCGCAGGTGATTTTTCTGCTACGCGGAAGATGTTAATACGCAAGTAA
- a CDS encoding SUF system NifU family Fe-S cluster assembly protein encodes MNVYQEELLDHYENPSNYGTLPNPDISHEEDNPLCGDRIRIDLIVEDDIITEVRFSGHGCTISQAAASMLTEEIEGKSLTEVKKLSRDDILDMIGIPLGPVRLKCALLALKVLKAGAYGIKGWPGEEDE; translated from the coding sequence ATGAACGTATATCAGGAAGAATTGCTTGACCATTACGAGAATCCGAGCAACTATGGAACATTGCCAAATCCTGATATTTCCCATGAAGAAGACAACCCACTTTGTGGGGATCGGATTCGCATCGACCTCATTGTTGAAGACGACATCATTACTGAAGTGCGTTTTTCCGGGCACGGTTGTACCATTAGTCAAGCGGCTGCTTCTATGTTAACTGAGGAGATTGAAGGTAAAAGTCTTACCGAAGTCAAGAAACTTTCGCGAGACGACATCTTAGATATGATCGGTATTCCTTTGGGTCCCGTCCGTCTTAAATGCGCATTATTGGCACTCAAGGTTCTCAAAGCAGGTGCTTACGGCATCAAAGGCTGGCCCGGCGAGGAAGATGAATAA
- a CDS encoding DUF971 domain-containing protein, with amino-acid sequence MNRLAKQPKLLKKHPNAFQVEWKDGHVSWYPYVYLRQMCPCAECAIIRHKGRDVHSLFSPQGDGDISLIEVSDDIQPLDIQLVGRYALQFSWNDGHDTGIYPFEVLRETCPCPECAPLYEEPPIQTEEEN; translated from the coding sequence ATGAACAGGTTAGCGAAACAACCGAAACTCCTCAAGAAACATCCGAACGCCTTTCAGGTAGAGTGGAAGGATGGACATGTCAGCTGGTATCCATACGTCTATCTCCGACAGATGTGCCCCTGCGCTGAATGCGCTATCATTCGACACAAAGGCAGAGATGTCCATTCCCTCTTTTCACCACAAGGCGACGGAGATATAAGCCTTATTGAGGTGTCAGACGATATTCAACCGCTTGACATTCAGTTAGTCGGTCGTTATGCGCTCCAATTCAGTTGGAACGATGGACACGATACCGGTATCTACCCATTTGAAGTCCTACGCGAGACGTGTCCGTGCCCGGAATGTGCGCCCCTTTATGAAGAGCCCCCTATCCAAACGGAGGAAGAAAACTGA
- a CDS encoding metal-sulfur cluster assembly factor, producing the protein MVSEETVLEAIKQIIDPEIGINIVDMGLIYGVDINDTTVDITMTLTSPGCPAGGQIVNGTQHVTQQMEGVDEVNVNVVWTPRWTAELMTEDAKDELGIF; encoded by the coding sequence ATGGTATCCGAAGAAACCGTATTAGAAGCTATCAAGCAAATTATCGATCCGGAAATAGGGATTAATATCGTCGATATGGGACTTATCTACGGTGTTGACATCAACGATACGACTGTAGACATTACAATGACCCTCACAAGTCCTGGATGCCCTGCTGGCGGACAAATTGTGAACGGCACGCAGCACGTCACGCAGCAGATGGAGGGTGTTGACGAGGTCAATGTTAATGTTGTCTGGACACCGCGTTGGACAGCAGAATTGATGACTGAAGACGCAAAGGACGAACTCGGCATTTTCTAA